A portion of the Desulfovibrio sp. Fe33 genome contains these proteins:
- the ald gene encoding alanine dehydrogenase has product MIIGIPKEIKTLENRVAMTPGAVESLVRQGNEVLVETGAGLGSGLSDEEYVAAGAKMVSAEEAWNAKMVIKVKEPLQSEFKYLRNDMILFTYLHLAAAEELTKALLDAGTTAIAYETVKSADGTLPLLTPMSEVAGRMATQVGAHYLEKTQGGRGILLGGVPGVYPAEVLVLGGGVVGTNAARIAMGMGARVTILDLSHQRLQYLDDVFQGRITTMMSTEPNIRQMVQRADLVIGAVLLPGAKTPNLITRDMLPLMKEGAVIVDVAVDQGGCIETTHATTHDNPTYVIDGVVHYGVANMPGAVPRTSTFALVNQTAPYALRLAAKGVDALKDDAGLALGLNTWDGKLTCPAVGAALDIESITPEEALARM; this is encoded by the coding sequence ATGATTATCGGTATCCCCAAGGAAATCAAAACGCTGGAAAATCGCGTCGCCATGACCCCCGGCGCGGTTGAATCCCTGGTCCGCCAGGGCAACGAAGTGCTCGTCGAGACCGGCGCGGGTCTGGGAAGCGGGCTGTCCGACGAGGAGTACGTTGCCGCAGGCGCAAAAATGGTTTCCGCCGAGGAAGCCTGGAACGCCAAGATGGTCATCAAGGTCAAGGAACCGCTTCAAAGCGAGTTCAAGTACCTGCGCAATGACATGATTCTTTTCACCTACCTGCATCTGGCCGCCGCGGAAGAGCTGACCAAGGCCCTGCTCGACGCCGGAACCACCGCCATCGCCTACGAGACCGTCAAGTCCGCCGACGGCACCCTGCCCCTGCTCACCCCCATGTCCGAAGTCGCGGGCCGCATGGCCACCCAGGTCGGCGCCCATTATCTCGAGAAGACCCAGGGCGGCCGAGGCATCCTGCTTGGCGGCGTGCCCGGCGTGTACCCCGCCGAAGTGCTCGTCCTGGGCGGCGGCGTGGTCGGCACCAACGCCGCCCGCATCGCCATGGGCATGGGCGCGCGCGTGACCATCCTCGACCTTTCCCACCAGCGTCTCCAGTACCTGGACGACGTCTTCCAGGGCCGCATCACCACCATGATGTCCACCGAGCCCAACATCCGCCAGATGGTCCAGCGCGCCGATCTCGTCATCGGCGCGGTCCTGCTGCCCGGCGCGAAGACCCCCAACCTCATCACCCGCGACATGCTGCCGCTGATGAAGGAAGGCGCGGTCATCGTCGACGTGGCCGTGGACCAGGGCGGCTGCATCGAGACCACCCACGCCACCACCCACGACAACCCGACCTACGTCATCGACGGCGTGGTCCACTACGGCGTGGCCAACATGCCCGGCGCGGTGCCCCGCACCTCCACCTTCGCTCTCGTCAACCAGACCGCCCCCTACGCCCTGCGCCTGGCCGCCAAGGGCGTGGACGCCCTCAAGGACGACGCCGGTCTGGCCCTCGGCCTGAACACCTGGGACGGCAAGCTGACCTGCCCCGCGGTCGGAGCCGCCCTGGACATCGAGTCCATCACCCCCGAAGAGGCCCTCGCCCGCATGTAG
- a CDS encoding Lrp/AsnC family transcriptional regulator: MKNSLDSQDKRLVAELTRDGQLSPGKIGAATGVTAPTVRSRLKNLMRMGALKVAGLVNPMRVKGLTVALVGISLMSHEQLGEKLDQIGALPRVNWAAVVTGRYDIIVEIICREGMDDLYAFLNEDLSRVGGINASESFVVMKSRRKWLLLPDAVVDTFTQ; encoded by the coding sequence ATGAAAAATTCACTGGATTCCCAAGACAAGCGGCTGGTGGCCGAACTGACCCGCGACGGACAGCTCTCGCCCGGCAAAATCGGAGCCGCCACGGGCGTGACGGCGCCCACGGTCCGATCCAGGCTGAAAAACCTGATGCGGATGGGCGCGCTCAAGGTGGCCGGACTCGTGAACCCCATGCGCGTCAAGGGGCTGACCGTGGCCCTGGTCGGCATCAGCCTGATGAGCCACGAGCAGCTCGGCGAAAAGCTGGACCAGATCGGCGCGCTGCCCCGCGTGAACTGGGCCGCAGTGGTGACCGGGCGATACGACATCATCGTCGAGATCATCTGCCGGGAAGGCATGGACGACCTCTATGCGTTCCTGAACGAGGACCTGTCGCGCGTGGGCGGCATCAACGCCTCCGAATCCTTCGTGGTCATGAAATCCCGGCGCAAATGGCTGCTGTTGCCCGACGCCGTGGTCGATACCTTCACTCAATAA
- a CDS encoding substrate-binding periplasmic protein, producing the protein MVHGSAHFHLFPVLLLAVLSLPVLSYQARAEGETLRIATIELGTGGRFEDGRPTGFCYDLGNALAREAGFEPVNRLVPLARGVEEVVLGLADMIIVAPDERIDEAAENIGLVETLTIVAWGRVETPLRSKRDLAGKTVALVRGSRLDRGRGGELRIVRFPCRNHELGFKMLMAGRVDAVIGPIGGLAFAAEKVGVRSRFLGEPLVIGEAPVHVYVSKRLPRDARNRLRRVLKRFHGDGTVTRLRNRYPL; encoded by the coding sequence ATGGTCCATGGTTCAGCACATTTTCACCTGTTTCCGGTCCTGCTGCTCGCCGTGCTGTCGCTGCCCGTCCTCTCGTACCAGGCGCGGGCCGAAGGCGAGACGTTGCGCATCGCCACCATCGAGCTTGGTACGGGCGGGCGGTTTGAAGACGGGCGTCCGACCGGGTTCTGCTACGATCTCGGGAACGCCCTTGCGCGCGAGGCCGGGTTCGAGCCGGTCAATCGGCTCGTGCCCCTGGCGCGGGGGGTGGAGGAAGTCGTCCTGGGCCTGGCCGACATGATAATCGTCGCGCCGGACGAGCGGATCGACGAGGCGGCCGAGAACATCGGCCTGGTGGAGACCCTGACCATAGTGGCCTGGGGGCGGGTGGAGACCCCCTTGCGCAGCAAGCGGGACCTGGCAGGGAAAACCGTGGCCTTGGTCCGGGGGTCGCGGCTTGACCGCGGGCGGGGCGGAGAACTGCGGATCGTCCGTTTCCCCTGCCGGAATCACGAACTGGGCTTCAAAATGCTCATGGCCGGGCGAGTGGATGCCGTGATCGGTCCCATCGGGGGGCTGGCCTTCGCCGCCGAGAAGGTCGGCGTGCGAAGCCGCTTTCTGGGCGAACCGCTTGTCATCGGCGAAGCTCCCGTGCACGTCTATGTGTCCAAGCGCCTGCCGCGCGACGCGCGGAATCGACTGAGGCGCGTCCTGAAGCGATTCCACGGAGACGGAACCGTGACCCGGCTGCGCAATCGGTATCCCTTATAA
- a CDS encoding sensor histidine kinase: MLADKPKRKRPLLTSRSISRDLTLSLVVIVMLIATALGGFIYWQQSEEMWATAKRKGEDTISSVAEILAVPIWNLDYDNARLIGSVYTHDDMVQGIRIYGSRNEVVFAHEKFSGEPADFNAVRPIVFEGRTIGRAEIDFTLEREKKRLDEQMFVSIIIIVVSISVILAITGLLLRVFLNKPLKVLQSGIARVAKGDFSYDFGEVYHAELLEIAKRFRRMSSEIEGRENKLQTMNKTLQEAEEKYRSIFENAIEGIFQATPDGVLRRANPAMARIFGYDSLDEFLSNVRSLSSRIMVNPDHMQGFFDRVRDQGEVKRFEAEYYRRDGNTIWGSLNARAIYNEKGNYVFVDGILEDITDRKKAEQDLADLNRHLEQLVRERTEDLVNKARELEEANQRLRELDEMKSTFLSSVSHELRTPLTSILGFAKLLNKEFTRNFLPLVAPESLLARKGKRIRENLAIISHEGERLTRLINDVLDLNKIESGSMGWRDEELDMNEVIEVAASSVSGMFAQTSPELRTEIAPGLPRIFADRDRMQQVFVNLLNNASKFTEKGFVTLRAFPRFGQLRVEVVDTGTGIHPEDQSQIFEKFHQTHTDDTMVNKPKGTGLGLTICREIIEHYGGRIWVESEVGVGSTFIFTLPAMQ, from the coding sequence ATGCTAGCAGACAAGCCCAAGAGAAAACGGCCTCTTCTGACCAGCAGGTCCATCTCTCGGGACCTGACTCTCAGTCTGGTGGTCATCGTCATGCTCATCGCCACGGCTCTTGGCGGGTTCATCTATTGGCAGCAGTCCGAAGAGATGTGGGCCACCGCCAAGCGCAAGGGTGAGGACACCATCTCCTCGGTGGCCGAAATCCTGGCCGTGCCCATCTGGAACCTCGACTACGACAATGCCCGGCTCATCGGCTCGGTCTACACCCATGACGACATGGTCCAGGGCATCCGCATCTACGGTTCGCGTAACGAAGTGGTTTTCGCCCACGAGAAATTTTCCGGCGAGCCGGCGGACTTCAACGCGGTTCGTCCCATCGTCTTCGAGGGCAGAACCATCGGCCGGGCCGAAATAGATTTCACTCTGGAGCGCGAGAAAAAACGGCTCGACGAGCAGATGTTTGTTTCCATCATCATCATCGTCGTCTCCATCTCCGTCATTCTGGCCATCACCGGCCTGCTCCTGCGCGTTTTCCTGAACAAGCCGCTCAAGGTCCTCCAATCCGGCATCGCCCGCGTGGCGAAGGGTGACTTTTCCTATGATTTCGGCGAGGTCTACCATGCCGAGCTGTTGGAAATCGCCAAGCGGTTCCGGCGCATGTCCAGCGAGATCGAAGGCCGCGAAAACAAGCTCCAGACCATGAACAAGACCCTCCAGGAAGCGGAGGAAAAATACAGGTCCATCTTCGAGAACGCCATCGAAGGTATTTTCCAGGCCACGCCGGACGGCGTGCTCCGCCGGGCCAACCCGGCCATGGCCCGCATCTTCGGCTACGATTCCCTGGACGAGTTCCTGTCCAACGTCCGCTCCCTGAGTTCCCGGATCATGGTCAATCCCGACCACATGCAGGGGTTCTTCGACAGGGTGCGCGACCAGGGCGAGGTCAAACGGTTCGAGGCCGAGTACTACCGCCGGGACGGCAATACCATCTGGGGTTCCCTCAACGCCCGGGCCATCTACAACGAGAAGGGAAACTACGTGTTCGTGGACGGCATCCTCGAAGACATCACGGACAGGAAAAAAGCCGAGCAGGACCTGGCCGACCTCAACCGCCACCTGGAGCAGCTCGTCCGCGAACGCACCGAGGATCTGGTCAACAAGGCCCGTGAACTCGAAGAGGCCAACCAGCGGCTTCGCGAGCTGGACGAAATGAAGTCCACCTTCCTCTCTTCGGTCTCCCACGAGCTGCGCACGCCCCTGACGTCCATCCTCGGTTTCGCCAAGCTCCTGAACAAGGAATTCACCCGCAATTTCCTGCCCCTGGTAGCCCCGGAGAGCCTTCTGGCCCGCAAGGGCAAGCGCATCCGCGAGAACCTGGCCATCATCAGCCACGAAGGGGAGCGCCTGACGCGGCTCATCAACGACGTTCTCGACCTGAACAAGATCGAGTCCGGCTCCATGGGGTGGCGCGACGAGGAACTGGACATGAACGAGGTCATCGAGGTGGCCGCCAGTTCAGTTTCCGGCATGTTCGCACAGACCTCCCCGGAGCTGCGCACCGAAATTGCGCCCGGCCTGCCGCGCATCTTCGCCGATCGCGACCGTATGCAGCAGGTCTTCGTCAACCTGCTCAACAACGCCTCGAAGTTCACCGAAAAAGGTTTCGTCACCCTGCGCGCATTCCCGCGTTTCGGACAGTTGCGCGTGGAGGTAGTGGACACCGGCACCGGCATCCATCCCGAAGACCAGTCCCAGATATTCGAGAAGTTCCACCAGACCCACACCGACGACACCATGGTCAACAAGCCCAAGGGCACAGGTCTCGGCCTGACCATCTGCCGCGAAATCATCGAGCACTACGGCGGCCGCATCTGGGTCGAATCCGAAGTAGGCGTAGGCTCCACCTTCATCTTCACCCTGCCCGCCATGCAGTAG
- a CDS encoding Rne/Rng family ribonuclease, whose translation MTKKKRQKMFISVLPGEQVEVVIAEEGKVNEYYVEMVHQAKTKGNIYKGYIHNIDNGLQAAFINYGAERNGFLQIDEVHPEYYNTEVPTKKGQRFPLMQKVLKPGQEVLVQVVKEPTGKKGAFLTSYLSLPGRSFVYTVGRSQIGVSRKIEDEKERARLKAALEGFETTEGVGLIARTAAVGQSKAALERDFKYLNRLWTDIRSNAQKVKAPAVVYEELGLAARAVRDYLTSDVTEIWVDDKETYEQVHQFVKLAFPRKNNLVRLHEDNELSLLERFNLVKQVEEIYSREASMPSGGRLVFDATEALTAVDINSGKIGGEKNFQKMALKTNVEAAREIARQLRLRDIGGQVVIDFIEMKNPKDCREVEKVMRAEMKNDRARTDVSRISSFGLMELVRQRLGSSAIAISTEPCPCCKGTGIRRNMEWQALQSLKDIHRDLRKPGTEPVEYNCEEELAIYLLNKKRGILADLETRYGKSVHIDIEYEYDE comes from the coding sequence GTAGAAGTCGTCATCGCCGAAGAAGGCAAGGTCAACGAATATTACGTTGAGATGGTCCATCAGGCCAAGACCAAGGGCAACATCTACAAAGGCTACATCCACAACATCGACAACGGTCTTCAGGCCGCGTTCATCAACTACGGAGCCGAACGGAACGGGTTCCTCCAGATCGACGAAGTCCATCCCGAATACTACAACACCGAAGTGCCCACCAAGAAGGGCCAGCGCTTCCCGCTCATGCAGAAGGTGCTCAAGCCCGGCCAGGAAGTCCTGGTCCAGGTGGTCAAGGAACCCACCGGCAAAAAAGGCGCTTTCCTGACCTCCTACCTCTCCCTGCCCGGCCGCAGCTTCGTCTACACCGTGGGCCGCAGCCAGATCGGGGTTTCGCGCAAGATCGAGGACGAAAAGGAACGCGCCCGGCTCAAAGCCGCGCTGGAAGGATTCGAAACCACCGAAGGCGTGGGGCTCATCGCCCGCACCGCTGCCGTCGGCCAGTCCAAGGCCGCCCTGGAACGCGACTTCAAGTACCTGAACAGGCTGTGGACCGACATCCGCTCCAACGCCCAGAAGGTCAAGGCTCCCGCAGTGGTCTACGAGGAACTCGGGCTGGCCGCGCGCGCCGTGCGCGACTACCTGACCTCCGACGTCACCGAAATCTGGGTGGACGACAAGGAGACCTACGAGCAGGTCCACCAGTTCGTGAAGCTGGCCTTCCCGCGCAAGAACAACCTGGTCCGGCTGCACGAGGACAACGAGCTCTCCCTGCTTGAGCGGTTCAACCTGGTCAAGCAGGTGGAGGAAATCTACTCCCGCGAAGCGTCCATGCCCTCGGGCGGACGGCTCGTCTTCGACGCCACCGAGGCCCTGACCGCCGTGGACATCAACTCCGGCAAGATCGGCGGCGAAAAGAATTTCCAGAAGATGGCCCTGAAGACCAACGTCGAAGCCGCCCGCGAGATCGCCCGCCAGCTCAGGCTGCGCGACATCGGCGGCCAGGTGGTCATCGACTTCATCGAGATGAAGAACCCCAAGGACTGCCGCGAGGTGGAAAAGGTCATGCGCGCCGAGATGAAGAACGACCGCGCCCGGACCGATGTTTCGCGCATTTCCTCCTTCGGCCTCATGGAGCTGGTCCGCCAGCGGCTCGGCTCCTCCGCCATCGCCATCTCCACCGAGCCGTGCCCCTGCTGCAAGGGCACTGGAATCCGGCGCAACATGGAATGGCAGGCCCTCCAGTCCCTCAAGGACATCCACCGCGACCTGCGCAAGCCCGGCACAGAACCCGTCGAATACAACTGCGAAGAGGAACTGGCCATCTACCTGCTCAACAAGAAGCGCGGCATCCTGGCCGACCTTGAGACGCGCTACGGCAAGTCCGTGCACATCGACATCGAATACGAGTACGACGAGTAG